One Octopus bimaculoides isolate UCB-OBI-ISO-001 chromosome 16, ASM119413v2, whole genome shotgun sequence genomic window, taaaagaaatggaaaaactttcaaaatacaaagacctggaaatagagataactcgaatgtggaatctaaaaNNNNNNNNNNNNNNNNNNNNNNNNNNNNNNNNNNNNNNNNNNNNNNNNNNNNNNNNNNNNNNNNNNNNNNccttaggtataataaaaaaatattcagacaaatacataacaaaaacaccaggacttacaaatatatataacatacagaaaattgcactactgggtactgcacacattctacgcaaaacactttcaatacagtaaacataagagcaccacagcaaaccacagcacatgcccaaggcgcacagagctgcgctcggtagtgaagtgaaagcacgttataaaaataaaactactgaacaacaataataataataataataataataataataataataataataataataataataataataataataataattataatggcagaaattcaaaaggtaGTGCtaatgggaactgcccatattctacttaaaatattgtctatgtaatctcaaactttaaaacaatcttatatttctttaatgtttcCTTAAACAGTCTCgagaacaatactctgtgcaaaaccaaatatatgacactctAGGCAttacaccaacttgaacttctaacttattatctcttgaggtctctgggtgagacttggagtcaacttgtacaaatagaaagcaaaagtgaaacctatgataatgatgataatgatgatgatgatgatgatgatgatgatgatgatgatgatgatgatgatgatgatgatgatgatgatgatgatgatgatgataactcactttcaccactaattttctgcatagcacgtatatggatgatttgaaattatatgtcaaagatgatgaagagcttcaAGGACTACTACATACCGTGAAAGGATTCAGTGAagatatcgggatggagtttggccttgaaaagtgtgccaaagccacttttaagaaagggaaactggtaaagtcaagttcaatagaattagatgtcgaaacagtaataaaggaacttgagcaggaacaaacctataaatacctaggaataaatgaaggctctggtatccagcatgcaagcatgaaagagaaggttaggaaggaatgttatagaagagttcgagcagttctgaagtctgagctgaatgcatataataaggtgtttgccataaattccttagcagtcccagttgttctttatagcttcaatgtgcttaactggaataccagtgaaataatcaaaattgaaagaaaaatccgcaagctactgacttgtaataagatgcaccatccaaaggcagaagtggatcgtctttaccttcccagagctcagggaggtcggggcttgatccagcttgaacttacatACAAAACCACtacaatcggactggccaaataccttgaaacaaccaacgattgaatgccgaaacttgttgaaaaacatgaaagacagaaaaaaattcactctattctgaaagagagcaaaaaattcgctactgatctcttagatacccaccagcttgatcaggttgaaggaaatgcgtcaactgctgctgcaaagaaaataaaattgattgcaaagacaaaagcacatgaaaaattagctagcagatgggaagagaaccctctgcatggcaagtatgtggctcgtagcaaacaagctgatgtcgaccagaaacacacgcatcaatggctacgaagctcagggctaaaagcagagagtgaaggtttcatattagctgctcaagaccgaTTTTTTTCACATAACGTAATTGACTTATTCATGAATAAAGAAACTCGCCTGAAAGAGCTGTAGTGGACCTCAGCacatttgtgttattatttatactatacCACACTCGGAACTTTTCATGCGTTGGATCTTGACTGTACATTGGGCCGTAAACTGCATGCCgaagtttatttttgtatgattttAAGTAGATGTTGAGTGTATCTGGCCTATACTTGTAGATGTAATAGTAACAGGAAGGAcaaatctttatatattcttgtatttaagTAAGTGTCCGTACACATTGTTGACACAAGGGTATGCTGTCCTCGATTCTATCTTGATTATATTGgatcctgcatatatatgtgtgtgtgtgtgtgtgtgtgtgtgtgtgtgtgtgtgtgtgtgtgtgtgtgtgtgtgtgtgtgtgtgtNNNNNNNNNNNNNNNNNNNNNNNNNNNNNNNNNNNNNNNNNNNNNNNNNNNNNNNNNNNNNNNNNNNNNNNNNNNNNNNNNNNNNNNNNNNNNNNNNNNNNNNNNNNNNNNNNNNNNNNNNNNNNNNNNNNNNNNNNNNNNNNNNNNNNNNNNNNNNNNNNNNNNNNNNNNNNNNNNNNNNNNNNNNNNNNNNNNNNNNNNNNNNNNNNNNNNNNNNNNNNNNNNNNNNNNNNNNNNNNNNNNNNNNNNNNNNNNNNNNNNNNNNNNNNNNNNNNNNNNNNNNNNNNNNNNNNNNNNNNNNNNNNNNNNNNNNNNNNNNNNNNNNNNNNNNNNNNNNNNNNNNNNNNNNNNNNNNNNNNNNNNNNNNNNNNNNNNNNNNNNNNNNNNNNNNNNNNNNNNNNNNNNNNNNNNNNNNNNNNNNNNNNNNNNNNNNNNNNNNNNNNNNNNNNNNNNNNNNNNNNNNNNNNNNNNNNNNNNNNNNNNNNNNNNNNNNNNNNNNNNNNNNNNNNNNNNNNNNNNNNNNTGTAATACCGTTGTATTGCAATAGCAGACGCTTACGTGTACTTCTCGTACAGACTTAGCtgatctaccatatatatattactctttttactcttttacttgtttcaatcatttgactgcggccatgctggagcaccgcctttagtcgagcaaatcgaccccaggacttattctttgtaagcctagtacttattctatcggtctcttttgccgaaccactaagttacggggacgtaaacacaccagcatcggttgtcaggcgatgttgcggggacaaacacagacacacaaacatatgcacacacacacatacatatatatatatacatatatacgacgggcttctttcagtttccgtctactaaatccactcaaggctttgctcagcccgaggctatagtagaagacacttgcccaaggtgccacgcagagggaatgaacccagaaccatgtggttggtaagcaagctacttaccacacaggcactcatgtacatatgcatatgcacatatgcacatatgcatatacatatatatatgcatacacacacacacatatatatacatatatacattttttttcatcatgtaacctcgtgggcatcggtaccattttcctctttctccgttcttccattctccgaactttccatctttccgacgaagggctacgcccgaaacgtcatacactctctctttcctttcctgagcgtccaataatactatccatatcacgtcctcactttgttgttttttttgtttttttgttattgtgtttttgaactatatatatatatatatNNNNNNNNNNNNNNNNNNNNNNNNNNNNNNNNNNNNNNNNNNNNNNNNNNNNNNNNNNNNNNNNNNNNNNNNNNNNNNNNNNNNNNNNNNNNNNNNNNNNNNNNNNNNNNNNNNNNNNNNNNNNNNNNNNNNNNNNNNNNNNNNNNNNNNNNNNNNNNNNNNNNNNNNNNNNNNNNNNNNNNNNNNNNNNNNNNNNNNNNNNNNNNNNNNNNNNNNNNNNNNNNNNNNNNNNNNNNNNNNNNNNNNNNNNNNNNNNNNNNNNNNNNNNNNNNNNNNNNNNNNNNNNNNNNNNNNNNNNNNNNNNNNNNNNNNNNNNNNNNNNNNNNNNNNNNNNNNNNNNNNNNNNNNNNNNNNNNNNNNNNNNNNNNNNNNNNNNNNNNNNNNNNNNNNNNNNNNNNNNNNNNNNNNNNNNNNNNNNNNNNNNNNNNNNNNNNNNNNNNNNNNNNNNNNNNNNNNNNNNNNNNNNNNNNNNNNNNNNNNNNNNNNNAACagtcacagggagcaagatcGGGTGAATAGGGAAGATGGATAAGCGATGTCATGCCATTTTTAGCAAAAACTGTCTCACATTCAAGGTGGTGGGCGCAGGTGCATAGTCAAGATGATACCACCACTCTCCGCTTTGCCATAGGTCGGACGTCTTCGCCTCACCGCGTCTCGCAAACGTTTCAGAATggctggttaacagtttgaccaggaggaacaaattctgtgtggacaattcctttcgtaTCAGTGAAACAAATCAGCAACGTCTtcacattggacttcacttgacgcGCTTTTTTTGGAacgtggtgacattgaatgcccctattgacttgattgctgcttcgtttccgCATCGTAGCCGTAGcatcagctttcgtcaccagtgatgacatTCTGAAAAAGgttcggatcaacttccaactgttttttTTCAGTTCATGGTACATATTCGGTCGTGACtgtttttgatcttccgtgagcaagcgagacacaaattttgctgcaactcttcattcgcaattccttgcGCAAAATTCGTTAGCAGGAACTCCAGGATACACCAgttatatcaacaagtttgtcaattgtttggcGGCGGTCcttcatgttttcattcgttcaagAGGTCGACGGTCGCCCTGAACGAAGTTGATCTTCAAGCGAAAGGTGACCATTCATAAAACGTGAAAACAACACATAAACTTCTGTTTTGCTCGTGGCAGTATCCTTGTAAGCATGACAACTCTTTCGGTTgtcgttttccccagcagaaaacaaaatttcacggaagcacgctgaaccttcgtttcagccatcgcaaaaatcgacgaaacGAAAACGCACCACGTAGGAGTTCACTCAACGACgctggttggcagactgatgcctaaGGGTCGTTTCACGTGGCTTCAAGCAGCGGAAGCGTGCACAACAACGGGATTGTCTCATAGTGTATATTTCCGATTACTTTTGGGCacccttagtatatatatatatatatatatatatatatatatatatatatatatacatatgtatacgcacagaGACAGTAGATAAAATTTGTAATCGATATAGATTATTGAAGTACATGAAGTCGATGGCTCCAGCATTGCAACGATCCGCAGTAaatcagagaaataaaataaaatgaaatataaatcatttatatatttttaacatccaTAGAAATAAATCTCAATGGCAACATCTTGCAGAAGAGCCACACCTTGGCAGTTATTGATCTGTAGAACAGTGTCTATTATTTAACagaaaaatcaattatttttattagaacTGAGGTTTAATCTTTGATCATAATCACCCAATTCTTGAAACATACAGGACGTAGACATTCGTTGAAATTTTGCTTCCTCTAGTAGCCATGGTCAAGAAAATGTTGAGTAATGATCACAATACACagctgaaatagaaaaaatattagtaCCATATCATTATACAGCTTAATGGACAGTCCCTCTTAGAGGAAAGGAGTCCGTTAATTTTATCAGACTGAAATGAAATTGGCATACCTGTAGAGTACCATGAAAAGTGGAGTAGCTTATCTCTGGTGGTTATTCATAAGAGATTCACAGTAAATCAAAAACACGATTTTCTCTGGTTAGCCCCAAAACAAATTAGCGTAATTTAATATATCTAAGCAACGGTCGGTGGTAGAGAAAAGGCAAGGCCATTTCCGGAATCAGGCCAAACTTTTGCATGATAAACCcataaaatattagaataaaCATACTTCTACAAAattttgtaacatatatatatatataNNNNNNNNNNTATCCATGtaacacacgaacctgtgtccattataaccttcgaacaggagaggtcagccgcttccccttgctggtctggcatctacagactagttttagggtattgccccttatcaatgtacaGCAGCCGAACCCAGAAtgcgtcgctactgaccgtctgtacgaaggattatttacctaaattcagtggaatacatccactggttttcaaaaatagaaatattaatatttctaagtcacatagctagctagaggtgatggcctcttTGAGCTAGTCAACGGCAGCaatcgtcctattttttggaccgCCATggtggcttggcgataactactaatatccagtaccgctgccgttgattagctcaaagaggccatcacctctagctagctatgtgacataCGAGTCTGTGTCCATTGgtgataattattaatatccagtaccgctgccgtagtcttcgttagagagacttagaaatattaatatttctatttttaaaaaccagtggatgtattccactgaatttaggtaaataatccttcgtacagacggtcagtagcgacgcctgctgggttcggctgctctacattgataaggggcaataccccgaaactagtctgtagatgccagaccagcaaggggaagcgacTGACCatccctgttcgaaggttataatgcaCACAGGTtggtgtgtcacatagctagttagaggcgatggcctcttggagctaatcaatggcagcattcgtcctatttttggactgccatgtcgAATTGGCGATAACTATTGATATCcggtaccgctgccgtagtctcctttagagagacttagaaatattaatatttacatatatatgtctgtgtgtgtgtgtgtgtgtgNNNNNNNNNNNNNNNNNNNNNNNNNNNNNNNNNNNNNNNNNNNNNNNNNNNNNNNNNNNNNNNNNNNNNNNNNNNNNNNNNNNNNNNNNNNNNNNNNNNNNNNNNNNNNNNNNNNNNNNNNNNNNNNNNNNNNNNNNNNNNNNNNNNNNNNNNNNNNNNNNNNNNNNNNNNNNNNNNNNNNNNNNNNNNNNNNNNNNNNNNNNNNNNNNNNNNNNNNNNNNNNNNNNNNNNNNNNNNNNNNNNNNNNNNNNNNNNNNNNNNNNNNNNNNNNNNNNNNNNNNNNNNNNNNNNNNNNNNNNNNNNNNNNNNNNNNNNNNNNNNNNNNNNNNNNNNNNNNNNNNNNNNNNNNNNNNNNNNNNNNNNNNNNNNNNNNNNNNNNNNNNNNNNNNNNNatttttaataatttgttatgatcgttatttgtgttttttcgtaatttgttctgatggaaaccattcctgaggaagtgccaaacgtcagacatccaacggatcagtcgCTGGATAGGTTATACAAATTGAAAaccttgaaaaaaaatatatatatatatatatatgtgtgtgtgtgtgtgtgtgtgtgtgtgtgtgcgtgtgtttgtgtgtgtgtgtgtgtgtgtgtgtgtgtgtgtgtgtatgtatgtatgtatgtatgtatgtatatgtatactaataACTTGATTGGGCAAACGAACTTATCTCATTAGGCTTGCAGGTACCGCATGAGAGAATTCCAAGGTGGCTTCTGGATACTAGGCTGCCATAGGTAAACGCAGATCACATAGTGCTATAATTATGGTAACGACATGAGATTCAGTTCTGTGCGCAGTTTGAATTCCAACGACCACGTGCTGAGGCAGGGTGTTGGTGACAACTCTCGGTCTAGGAAGTGGGGTTTGGCTTCTGAGTAATATCAGCTCTTTGGTTTATGCATCCGTATTACCggaaatgtgagtgtatgtaactGGCACATATCCTCGCCTATctgctgtgtgtatgcgtgtgtgagcatgcgtgtgtgagcatgcgtgtgtgagcatgcgtgtgtttgtgttttgtgtgttggcGATACTAGTTCTTtggtataaatgcgtgtgtatgtatgtataaggagcTACGACGATGCTGAGATCGTTGAGCCTCTCGGGTTATTTATCTTAGATACACTTAAGAAGACCCCCTTCTTTTTTGTCGACCTCGTACCGGGAAGACGATCTGGCAATCTGAAGACATATGAACGTCCATGCAATGgacaatttcatttattattattatgaccgaGTTTCAACCAGTACTACAGAAACAAAATCCACCCACCACACTTCTCGGTCCAACATTGCTACCTCTAGGTTCTGGATATATTCCAGGCCAGTGATTCGATCAGGTTGTCGATGCCAGTGTGACAACGTTTTCCTGTttttacatcaccatgaagtggctTCCACAAAGACTAATTTAGATGCTTCCAATCAGGCGTAGCGCACGCAGACTTCTTTACCTGCTCTGGTTAAATTTTGGCAGTCTCCATAAAGGATTTcgtttgtcatatgttgctgtcatttcacatttagggccaTTGGTAGTAGCCATCTAGtccgtttcatttttttcttttgtcaatgtTCATTTTTTGCTGCCATATAATAGCACTGATTCGACAGCTGTAATGAACAGGTTGATTTTGATTCGCTTGAACAATTTGGAGCTCCAAACTTTCTTTAGTTTGTGACTGATTGACCATGCTTGTACCTTCTTGATCTTGAGATCTACTTCTGAACTGTTCACTCAATCATCTAAGTACTTGAAGCTTTCCACAACATTCAATTGGAACCTCTAAAAGCAAACAGTTCAGCATCACTTGATTGGTTGAAAGGCATGTATTCAGTTTTCCTTACATTTGTCTGCAGTTCAATTTTGGCAGCTGATGTTTTTACTCTGCTGAGCAGCTGTTGTGCTTGACTTATTTCATTTGATATGAGTGCTATATCATCTGCGAAGTTCAGGGCTATAATGATTACTGATGGTACTCTCCGCGATCTTCGCCGGTCAGTAGTTAAACCAAATTCTTCGTCACTGTTGTCTATAGCCTGCTGCATTGCAAAATCCAGTACAATTACAAACAGGTAACGTGTAAGCATGTCTCCTTGTAGCATCCCAGCTAGTATTTGAAAGAATTAGCTTTCTCTGTAAGATGACAACACACGAGCTCGGGTCTTCTTGTAAGTCTTTGCAATGGCAAGAACTAGTTACTCTGGAATGCCATTTGCTCGACGGCTCTTCAACATGTGTCACTATTCAAGTTCAGGAAGGATATGATAAAGATATTCAAAGAATTCGGATTATCTGTAATAGTTACCGCCAATTTGACAAATTCGAAGAGAAAACTGTGTATAGCGATAGATATATCCATCATCCTGCTGCAATTAGAAACTTAATTTCAGACCTCAGTAGAAGAATTTCTAGACTTTCAGCGGACAGAGAGCTTACCAACTGACACCAACACATCGGCACACATCATTTCACCAGTCTTAAATGGACAAACACCAGACgcgcacacaaacgcaaacactagagttatgcatatatacgcaccccagatatatgtacacacgcacgagATGTGCACGAAACACGCGTTCGCATGTACACAAAGTGCATGTATACACCCGCGCTACATACACGCGTACGCATACGCAGACATAGACTCACATATTCCTTCAATCAACAATACCTCTCAACAGAAAAATGAAGGGGCACATACCAAATGTACACGCAGACGCAatggacatgcatacacacacagcaagcagatacaaacacatgtatatccgcacatacacatatacacagctgctagatatactcacacacgcgcacacttatgtgatacataaattcacatatcACATACACAGATGCGTACATACGACAAGGAACTGATGACGCCAAGACACaaagcacacatacgcatgcacacaaacgcacgcacacatacacagcagaTATGCACTAACAGATCgagtatatacgtacacacacacaacaaactgaTGTCGCTAACAAACCAAACCTCACTTCTTAGAGAGTCAACCCCGACAATAGTTTGACAAACCTACGTAGCTTTGATTTGCTTGGAGCCAAATTGAACTCTATTAATTACATAACTCGTatgaaatgtgttgagtgcctcttTCTATCATTTGTTCACTGATgtgatatataagtgtgtgtatgtatgtatatctatctatctacctatctgtttatttatctatgtttgtgcatgaatatgtatatatatgtgtgtgtatatctatctatctgtggaggcgcaatggcccagtggttagggcagcggactcgcggtcgtaggatcgcggtttcgattcctagaccgggcattgtgagtgtttattgagcgaaaacacctgaagctccacgaggctctggcaggggtggtggtgatccctgctgtattctttcaccacaaatttctctcactctttgtttctgttgtgcctgtatttcaaagggccagccttgtcacactctgtgtcatgctgaatctcccccgagaactacgttaaaggtacacgtgtctgtggagtgatcagccacttgcacgttaatttcacgagcaggctgttccgttgatcggatcaactggaaccttcgtcgtcgtaaccgacggagtgccaacaatctatctatatagagggaggaaaagaaattatccagaaatagtttaatatttatacatattataaactTAAATACTAACTGATCAGATGGTATTAGTGAATATTGAtcaattggtatatactggtatttaataaaggagtactgaggtaaaagaacatgctaactatatattaatttaattataatctaagcagtttattttaagtagtgaatataccagcattgttatatataagctaagtatgaatttatagaggtacaaaaatttagatttatttgacaaataaataaataaaagctattataaaataataaagaaatgaaataatcagGTAGGGCAGAAcatcatagaaaaggaataaaatagcttaattactaatACTATAGTAAAGTATATGTAGCTTATTAATCACAATAGAGactatttatagaaaatgtataataattcaaaatatactaaactaaaaattatatatttgcttaattagCTAGTATCAATAAAGACTGATATCTGGTATTAACTAAGGGAATATATATGTTATGAGACATTCTAACTTTACACTAAATTTTTAAAACTAAGGGCTATATTATAGGTTTTagaagttattattgttactccatacatgatatttatagtttcttaggGCTATTTAATTAGAAGGGCTACTTATAACTACTAAGATCAGGAGGGTAGAATACTTTAAGAAAGGGATAAagatcatttcaaacaatattgccatattgtataaagttaaaatttagggtagTCAGGAAGATCATTcagaatgaaattttaacaaaaggattaaacttctatgaatacttttgagtaaatatgttaccacaatagagggagaaaagaaaattgtaaagaaaatagtttaatatttatttacttattatttatctaaatattaacttattagtGGGTAACTATGGAGATTGATCAATTGgaatttaactggtatttaatgaAGGAGCACAGAGGCTAAAGAACATGTTAActatatattgatttaattaaattgaattattttaagtTGTAGAGATACCGGTATTgctttatataagctaagtatgattTAATAGGGGTACAAAGATTAGaaggctattataaaataataaaatgatcaggTAGGGTAGTGtaccatagaaaaggaataaagataACCTAATTATTAAAACCATTACAAAGTATATATACCTAATTAACTTCAATAGAGACgatttatagaaaatttataataatttaagtattgtgaactaaaaattgtttattaacTTATTTAGTTTAATACAATCAAGACTGATACCCGGTATTGGTCATATATAttggtcatatatatgtatatatatatgtgtgtgtgtgtgtgtgtgtgtgtgtgtgtgtgtgtgtgtgtgtgtgtgtgtgtgtgtgtgtgtgtgtgtgtgtgtgtgtgtttgtccccctagcattgcttgacaaccgatgctggtgtgtttatgtccccgtaacttagcggttcggcaaaagagaccgatagaataagtactaggcttacgaataataagtcccggggtcggtttgctcgactaaaggcggtgctccagcatggccgcagtcaaatgactgaaacaagtaaaaaaaaacatgcagaagAAACAAGAAGGTACAACTTTGACGGAACGAGGGCATCATACTGAAAGGGTCGGGTAGGTGGCCATTCACTCCAGACGTCGTTGTACATTTCATTGATACAGCTGTAGAAGGTAGAAGCAAAACCGGTTAAGGACAGCCATCAAGTATGAATATGATCCTTCTTATCCGGGTCCTTTTGAAGCAATGCTCCCGCTCTTCGACACATAGAACTAGTAACTCTTCCATTTTGCATTCTAATGTGTTTTACCGAACAAGTAAAACACAACGATAAAGCATGCAAGCTAGGCCACTCAAAACAAGCAATTTGCTTCCAAGACATCTCCTGTTGTATTTCTATGGCGGTTTTCGGCTTTTCACAACACACTTCCTTCGTTGGCGAACGTCGTGTTGGGCCATCACGATAGACCCCGCGTACTAGCTCGCCTAGATGTCCCGA contains:
- the LOC106878063 gene encoding uncharacterized protein LOC106878063 → MLQGDMLTRYLFVIVLDFAMQQAIDNSDEEFGLTTDRRRSRRVPSVIIIALNFADDIALISNEISQAQQLLSRVKTSAAKIELQTNVRKTEYMPFNQSSDAELFAFRGSN